In the genome of Abyssalbus ytuae, the window AATATTGGCATCTCAGTTTATTATATTGAGTTTTTAAGGAAAGGCTATATAAATTAATCGGATACAAGAAAAATCAGTCACGTTTTTCTTTTTATAATGGTCTTAAAGTAATAGGCTAAACAATAATCTTATGAAATTCTTTTTTGAGTATAATTGGAAAATAAGAAATGAATGGTTTAATCTGTTAAAAAATGTACCTCAAGATGAACTGTTAAAAGAAAGAACAGGAGGCCTGGGTTCTATTTCAAAGACATTGTTTCATATAATAAAAGTTGAACACAACTGGATTTGTGATCTAAAAGGCATGCCTATTTTAGATATTAAGTTTTCTTCCTCTTTTACAGGGCTGCACAGTATAATCAATTTTTCAAATGAACTTAATAAAGATGTTGTGGAATATCTTTCAAACTGGAATGATAATTATGAATATAAAATACTCTATTTAAAACCTGAAAACGGAGGAGATATAAGATGTACCTACGCAGAAGTTTTAAGGCATTTAATTATTCATGAAATTCATCATATTGGCCAATTGTCTATATGGGTTAGGGAATTAGGAATGAAACCAGTTTCAAGCAATTTTATTCATAATGGCTTAATGAAAAACTGATTTAAAACTACAATGGGAATTATTAAAAATTCTAAATAGTTTTCTTGATAAATTATAAAAATAGTGTCACATAAATTATAATCTTTACGTCTTAAATGGTATGAAGAAAAGTCTGGAAATTTATCAGGTAGATGTTTTTACGGATGAAAGGTTTAATGGAAACCCGGCTACTGTGGTTTGGGATTCTGAAAGCTTGTCTAAAGATTTAATGCTCAAGTTAGCACAGGAGTTTAACAATTCAGAAACAGTTTTTGCCTGTTTTAATAAAAACAATACCCTTGTATTGAGATATTTTACGCCAACACAGGAAATTGATTTTTGTGGGCATGCAACCATTGCAGCTGCTATTGTTTTTGTTAAACGATTAGGAAGTCGAAGTTCAATAGAATTTTTAACTAACTCAGGCCCCCTGACTATTCATTTAAAAGATGGAAAATATTACTATGGCCCATATGAAGCGCGCACGGATGAGATAATAGATGGTAGGATGAAAGAGGAGTTATTGGGGGTTCTTAACTTGAGCAGTAAAGATTTACATTCTAAATATCCAATGCAAATCGTTAAAAGTGTTAGTAATAAATTATTGATATTTCTTAAAACGAGAAAGAGTGTTTTTGGTTTCTTTCCTAATTTTACCAAATTAAAGGAGTTTTCAATTCATTATAATTTACCACCAGTTTTTCTTTTTTCTGTAAAAAAAGATGTAACCAATCTTAAATGTTACGGGAGGATGTTTGCCCCTACCCTTGGGATTGATGAGGATCCGGTAAATGGAAACTCGTGTATAACAATGGCAGAGTATTTATTCACTCATAATGTTGTTGAACATACATTATTTTTTAATACCCCTGTTCAATGTATACAAGGTAAGTTAACGGGTAGGGAGGGAACAGTTTTTATTGATGTCAAAGAAGTAAATAAACAATTGAAGGTGAGTATAGGGGGTACGGGTGTAATTGTTTTTAAAACGAAAGTAAAAATTTAGATATATGTTTGATGTTTTTGGGCAGGAGATCAATATGGTGGAAATTACAATTTATTTTTTAATAGGTTCCATATCAAGTTTCTATGGGAGTATTACCGGAGGTGCAGGAATGCTGTCTGTGCCTGTTTTAATTTTTATGGGTATTCCTGTTGAAACAGTAATAGCAACTATTAAACTTGGCGATTTAGGGAGATTTTCTTTTTCAGTTTTTCGGTTTTTTAAATCTGGTAAGATTGTATGGAAATATGCCTTGCCATTTATTCCTTTGGCTTTATTAGGAGGAGTGATTGGCGCAAAACTATTGGTTGTGATTGATAAAGACAGCTTACATTTAATAATTGGCATTTTAGTTTTATTAATGGTTCCAATTATAATTATTAATAAAAAAACTGGTGTTGAGCAAGTCAAAACTAAACCTCATAAGGTGGTATTAGGATACTTGATTTATTTCTTGCTGGCTATATATGGAGCATCAGTTCAAATAGGGTCAGGGCCTTTAATTATTTATGCACTGATTTGGTTATTTGGATTGACAATAATTCAGTCTAATGCAACAAGTTCTGTGGCCTGGATTTTTATAACAATCAGTTCGCTTATATCTTTAATTTTTATGGGTATGGTTAATTTTTACATTGGTATTCCCCTATTATGCGGTTCTGCTTTAGGAGGATATTTAGGAGCAAATACCGCCATTAAAAAGGGAGACAAGTGGACAAAGAATTTGTTTGCCTTAGTAGTACTTATAATGGGTGTGAAGATAATATATGAGTGGATAAAATAAGAAAGAAGAAATGAGTATAAAAGTAAAGCCCTTATCACTACCTGTGGGTGGGGTTTATAATAGTGTTTCTATGCTTGTTAGAGTAACTAACACGGGAAAAGATAATTATCCGGTATATGATAAAACAAGGTTGTCAAAATAATCAAATTTAAATAATAGTTTAAATATGAACGTTAAATATAACAGAATAGGGAAAGATTACAATACCACTAGGAAAGCAGATCCATATTTGTTAGACAGGATGAGGTTTTTTCTTGATCTCAAAAAAGGCCATAACTATTTAGACATTGGGTGTGGGACAGGAAATTATACCATAGAATTGCAATCTGAAGATTATAGATTTATAGGAGTTGACCCTTCAGGTATTATGCTAAATAAAGCTTTTAAATTAAATGGCAATGTTGAATGGTTAACAGGTTCAGCAGAAACAATTAGTTTGCCGGAAAACTATGTAGATGGTATTATTGCCAGCCTTACAATTCACCACTGGTCAAACTTAGATAAAGCTTTCAATGAATTAAACAGGGTTTTAAAACCTAAAGGGAAGATTGTAATTTTTACATCAACCCCTAAACAAATGAGAGGTTATTGGTTGAATCATTATTTTCCGGAAATGATGGATGAATCCATCAACCAAATGCCATCATTAGACATTGTCATAAATAGTTTGATGACTGCCGGGTTTGATAGTATTTGCTTAGAGAAATATTTTGTGAAGCCGGATTTGCAAGATCAGTTTCTTTATTGTGGTAAAACCCAACCTGATCTGTATTTAGATAAAAGAGTGAGAAACGGCATATCTTCTTTTTCTGATTTATCAAAGAAGATTGAAGTTGATTCTGGTTTGCTGAATTTAGAAAAGGATATTCAATCCGGGAAAATATTGGAAGTTATAAGCCAATATGAAAACAAGTTGGGAGATTATATTTTTATTTCGGCTAAAGTATCATAAATTCTTATACTATCTGTTTACAAATGCATATTGTTCACGTTAGGAGAACAAACAAATAAAATGGACAAGTAGTTTTTTCCTTGTAGTATTTAAAAAGTTTAGTTTACAACATATAAGAAACTAAAGCATTCAGGGATTTCCTGGTATGCAGCAACTTTTTGTGCCTTCGATTTTATTTTTATATATAGTGATTTCTTTTTTATTTCGGTTTATTCTTATTTCTCAATTTGAAGTATTGTTAGCTATATTGTTTATTAGGTTTGAAAAAATTAACTAAAGCTGACTTTATTCTATAATTGTTTTAAAATAAAGTATATGATTATTTAATTCTTTTTGTATTTTAGCATACCAAACGTTTGGTTTTATGAAGGACTCAAAAGAACATATTTTAAAAACATCCCTTTCACTTTTTTTACAAAAAGGTTTTAAAGAGGTAACCATGAGCGAAATTGTAAAAAATTCCGGATTTTCCAAAGGAGCTTTTTATCATTACTTCAGTAGTAAAGAAGAAGTTTTTAGAGATGTAATAGAAACCTATTATAATAAAATATTATATGTTGATTATAACTCATTACCATCTGATTCTTTAAAATCTTTTTATAGGGCAAGAATTGATATTCATATGGAAAATGAAAAAAAATTCCGGAATTGGTTAGTTACTTCTTTAAATCAACCTCCTTCAACTACTAATTTATATTACATACTTTTTGATGCGATGAGATTGATACCTGAATTTCAGGAAAAAGAAAGGGAAGATTTAAAAAAAGAGTTTGAGGCTTGGGAAAATGTAATAAATAAAGCCAAAGAATCCGGTGAAATTTCATCTAAGATTTCAAGTAATGAATTAGCAAAACAATTTGTCTATGGTGGCGATGGTATTGCCTTACATATGGTGCTAAAAGATACAACAGAACAATTAATTCCTGAAGTAACTAGATTATGGGATAGTTTATATAAAAACTTAAAAAATTAGTCATTAAAAATTACTATGATCAGAACAAAATAATTGGTTTTTGTTCTATAATATCAAATTAAGAGCTGTAAAGGAAAGAATTTTAGTATATAAATATTCAACATATGATACCAAACGTTCGGTTTTATTGATTTATAAGATGAAATACTAAAACTTAAAGAGTTATTAAAATAAGGAACTATACTATGTCCTGAAAAATAAGGTGTTAGCTATAAAGGACAGTTGTGAGACAAAACAGTAAAATTTATATTGATTATAACATACTACGAAAAGTAAACAAAGGTGATAACTAAAAATATAAAATTAAAAAAAGAAATATCAATCTTTCGCACATCAGTTAATTCAGAAGATGAAGTAAAACTATTGAAACCTTTATTGAATAATTTAGTTGGACGGAAGAACTGGAATTTTGATTTGGAAGATTGTGACAATATATTAAAGGTGCATTCCTATCCTGAGATGAATAACTTTTTAATTGTAGAAATCAATAAAATGGGTTTTGAATGTATTGAACTATATTAAAAAAACTGAAAGCGATATGGAAAAAGTGTTGCAGGAAATAAATAACATGGAAAAGCATAGGGAACTTCAATTTAAAGTATTATTATTGGGCATAATTATCTTGGGTGTCTTAATAACAGTTTACAAATTCATGTAGTAAGGCTTAGGCTCACTTTTTTTGTCATGGTTTTTGCAAAAGGCAAAAACACACCCCAAAAACCCTTTAGATTAAAATTAGGATATAATTCTGCTTCAATAAATTTAGGTGCAGAATACAACTATATTTGGCGATTTTGGTAATTATTACATTTTGGTAAGAGCCAGTGACAAAAGTGGTAATTGAGTATTTTCTGCTTATTGTCCGAAGTTTATGATAAAAATCATATTTATTTAGACTTAATATAAATAACATTACGCCCGTAATTAAGTATAACCTAAATAAAATGATGAAATCACTTGCCTTAACTACAACCATAATACTTTTTTTTACACAATTTTTATGGTCCCAAAATCCATCTATTATTGGTAAAATTACCAGTAATAAAGACAATTTATCTTATGCGACAGCCAGTGTTAAAAACACAAACATCGGTGCTATAACAAACGATGAAGGTTTGTACGAAATAAAAAATCTACACCCGGGTACTTATACAATAGTTGCAAGAATAGCCGGCTTCAAGCCACAAGAAAAGGAAATAGAATTAAAACAAGGTCAAACGCTAACCTTGGATTTTCAATTGGAAGAGGATATTCTTGGTTTGGAGGAAATCGTTATTACTGCTAATAGAAGCAGAATAAACAGAAGAAAAGCAACAACAATTGTCAATGTTATCAATCCGGAAATTTTTCAAACCACACAATCGGTAACATTGGGAGAAGGGTTGAGCTTTTGCTCTGGTTTGCGTATGGAAAATAATTGCCAAAACTGCGGATTTAGCCAAGTAAGAATGAATGGGTTAGAAGGGCCGTATTCTCAAATACTCATTAACAGCCGACCAATTTTTAGTGGTTTGGCTGGTGTTTATGGTTTGGAGCTTATTCCATCTAATATGATTAAAAAAGTAGAGGTTATTCGTGGTGGAGGTTCGGCACTTTATGGTAATAATGCTATTGCCGGAACCATTAATTTAATTGTAGAAGAGCCTATTCAAAACTCTTATGAAATTGGATATGCCAATAGTTTAATAGGAGTTGGTGTAGACAATGTTGACGATCCGGCTACAGATTACAACCTACAGTTTAATACATCTTTGATTTCTGATAATAATAAATCTGCCCTGGCCTTATACGGCTTTCATAGAAACCGAAAACCATTTGATGCCAATGATGATAGTTTTTCAGAAATATCAAAACTAAAAAACTCTACTCTAGGTGCTAAACTATTTCAAAAATTCGGTACAAAAGGAAAGTTATCGTTAGATTTTTTTCATGTAAATGAAGAGAGAAGAGGAGGTGATAAATTTGAACTTCCAAACCATGAAGCTGGAATTTCTGAAGCTGTGGAACATCATTTAACAACAGTGGCCGCAAATTACGATCAATACTATAGTGAAAACGATTTACTTTCTGTTTTTGCTTCCGGACAGTATATTAACAGGGATTCATATTATGGTGCGGAGCAATCGTTAAGCGATTATGGAAACACTAAAGACAAAACCTTAAATATAGGTGTGCAATACAACACTAAAATAAGTAAAGGCGATATCATTTTTGGATTTGAAAATACCAGCTCGCATCTAAAAGATATGAAACTGGGTTATCCGGATTATGATAACGCTGTAATAGAAGATGGCGAAATTGTGTCAATTCCACACACAGATAACATTATAGTATCCCACCAAAAAATGAATACTCTTGGTCTTTTTTCCCAATATGAATTTAGTTTAAACAAGCTAAAACTTACCTTAGGAGCGAGATTTGATCATTATGACATTCAAGACGAAGAACATGATTCAAGTGATAAATCTGGTAACGTGTTTAGCCCAAGGATTAATATGTTGTATGATATTAACAACAAACTTCAAGCACGGTTAAGTTATTCACAAGGTTACAGATCACCACAAATTTTTGACGAAGATTTACATATAGAAACCTCCGGGTCAAGGCAAGTCATCCATAGAAATAGTGACGATTTAGAACAGGAAACCAGTAACAGTATTATGGCTTCTTTAGACTATAACCATAATTTTGGAGATGTAAACCTTGGCTTTTTGGTAGAAGCTTTTTATACCAAACTAACCGACCCTTTTGCTAACGAATTTTCAGACCCGGATGAAAATGGTGTCATAATCTATACCAGGGTAAATGCCGAAGGAGGAGCAGAAGTAAGTGGTGTAAATTTAGAATTAACCCTTGTGCCAAGTCCAACTTTATCTATTACAGGTGGCTTTACTATCCAAAAAAGTGAATATGATGAGGCGCAAGAATTTAATGAAAAGAGCTTTTTCAGAACGCCGGATAATTATGGATTTTTAACCTTGGATTGGGACCCAAAAGAAAATTGGGAACTTGCTTTTACCGCAAATTATACTGGTAAAATGCTAGTGCCTTATTTTGGTGTTGATGCGGCAGATACCGAAGAAGGTGAGTTAAGAAAATCTGACTCCTTTTTAGATTTAGGAACTAAAATAAGCTATAGATTTAAAATTAACGACTCAAATCTGGAACTGTCAACCGGAATTAAAAATATCTTTAATTCTTACCAGGATGATTTTGATACCGGAATTAACAGAGACCCGGCCTACATTTATGGTCCATTAAATCCACGTACAATTTATGCCGGTATTAAATTAAGTAATCTGGGATTTTAAAAAAATAATATAATTATTAAAGAGAGAGGCTATTGCCCCTACCTGATTTGTTGTAGGGGGTAAATTTTTATAGTATTAAGACATAACCATCCCAAGGGCAATAAAAATCCTGGTGAAGCTTATAAAAACCTGATCCGAAAATAAATAGAGTCACTAAATTTTTTACATCAATGTCCTTGACCATATCATAATCACACCCAATGAAGAATACTTTAGTTTTGGAGATGAGGGGTTGCTTTAATTTAAATCTCCAATTTGAGATGAAATTTTTCTTTCTACTGATGGAGTGCACAAATATTGTTTAATTTAATTATGTGTGTTATGAAAATAACAGATCTTCAAAAGCAGATAGAAAACTTGCCTGAAAAACTAAGAACATCTATCTTAGCTATTATCGAAATTAAAACTGAAATCGATATGGAAAAAGTATTGTCGAAAATGGATATTCAGTTCAAAGTAATTGTGGGGATGATGGGTATTGCTTTTACCCTCATTGGCCTTTTACTCACTATTTACAAATTCATAGGGTAGGCTTAGGCTTACTTTTTTAAGCGTTATAGTGAACAGGTTTTTAACTATTTACTTCCCCACTTTTTTTGTCATGGTTTTTGCAAAAGGCAAAAACACCCGCCAAAAAGCCCTTAAAACAATTAAATAGCCTAAGTATAAAAATCTTAAATAATAAATTTCATAATTAATTTGAGTATTAAATTACGAAGAAAACATATTAAAAGTATAAAATATCATTTTTAAACGTTGCCTTTTTTGTAGCCCTAAAAAATAAAACCCTCAGTAACTACAGGGTTTCTGAGGGTTTTTCAGTGCCTCGGGTGGGAATCGAACCCACACTCCGAAGAACACGAGTTTGAGTCGTGCGCGTCTACCAATTCCGCCACCGAGGCAAATGGATTGCAAAGCTAAAAAATATTTTCATTTGTCAATACCAAAAATACCAACATTTATGCTGGAAGGTTAAAATAAATTTCTAAATTTGCACCTTAATTTTAGAAAAAGCAATAATAACCCTTTATTAAACAGCTCTTTATAATGCCATACAGAGTCCCTGAACCTAAAATTTTTGCCTGTACACAATCAGTTGAACTGGCTAAAAATATTGCGAAATCGTATGGAGCAGAATTAGGTGAAGTTTTATTTTCCCGGTATAGTGACGGTGAGTTTCAACCATCTTTTGAAGAATCTGTGAGAGGGGCCAGGGTATTTATCATAGGGTCAACGAATCCAAGTTCTGAGAATTTAATGGAAATGTTGTTAATGCTCGATGCAGCCAAACGTGCATCAGCAAGACATATAACAGCAGTAATGCCATACTTTGGTTGGGCAAGGCAGGACAGAAAAGATAAACCTCGTGTACCTATCGGGGCAAAATTAGTTGCCAAATTATTGGAAGCAGCCGGAGCAACCAGAATTATTACTATGGATTTACATGCTGATCAAATTCAAGGTTTCTTTGAAAAACCGGTAGATCATTTATTTGCTTCTACTATATTTTTACCTTATTTAAGAAGTTTGAATCTGGGTAATTTAACTATAGCATCTCCGGATATGGGAGGATCCAAAAGAGCATATGCATACTCTAAATTTTTAGAAAGTGATGTAGTAGTATGTTATAAGCAAAGAAAAAAGGCAAATATTATTGAACATATGGAGCTTATTGGAGATGTAACCGGTAAAAATGTTGTATTGGTAGATGATATGGTTGATACGGCCGGAACCTTAACAAAAGCAGCCGATTTAATGATTGAAAAGGGGGCAGTTAGTGTTAGAGCTATTGCAACACACGCTTTGCTGTCTGGTAATGCTTATGAAAAAATTGAAAATTCTCAATTAACGGAGCTCATAGTTACCGATTCTATACCTTTAAAAAAGAAAAGTGATAAGATACGAGTACTAACTTGTGCCGATTTATTTGCAGATGTAATGCACAGAGTACATCATAATACATCCATAAGTTCAAAATTTTTAATGTAAAAAAAGTAAATTAATTTTAATTATATATAATGAAGTCAATTACAATCAAAGGATCTCAAAGAGAAAGCGTAGGCAAAGTTTCAACTAAGGCCTTACGTAATGCTGAAAAGGTTCCTTGCGTGTTATACGGAGGAGATAAACCATTACACTTTTCGGCAGATGAATTAGCATTTAAAGAATTGGTTTATACTCCAAATGCACACACGGTGTTGATTGAGTTGGAGAATGGCGAAAAATATGATGCTGTAATGCAGGATATTCAGTTTCATCCTGTTTCCGATAAAATTTTACATATCGATTTTTATCAGCTATTTGAAGATAAGCCCGTAACTATGGAAATTCCGGTAAGACTTGTTGGAAACTCACCAGGGGTTAGAGCCGGAGGTAGGTTGTTGTTTAGAAAACGTAAATTAAGTATCAAGGCATTGCCTACCAAGTTACCTGACTTTTTAGATGTAGATATTTCTAAACTGAAAATAGGAGGCAATATTGCAGTTGCTTCTTTATTAAGTGAAGATTATACAATTCTTCACCCTGATAATACTGTTGTGGTTCAGGTGAAAACATCAAGAACAGTTGTTGCAGGGGCAGATGAAGAAGAGGAAGATACTGCTGAAGATGCTGCCGCTGAAACACCAGCAGCAGAATAAATATTTGCAGAATAGTTTTAATAAGCATCCATATATTTATGGATGCTTTTTTATTTTTACCAAAAACTAACACAAAATGTTCTCATTATTAAAAAAGCTTTTTTATAAAAACCAAAAATCAGAGATAGGAGCAACAGAAACTATGAAAAAATTTTTAATTGTAGGTTTAGGCAATATCGGTACAGAATATAAAAACACGAGGCATAATATAGGTTTTAAAATTGTCGATCATTTTGCTCAAAAAGAATCTCTAAATTTTGAAACAAAAAGATTGGGAGATATTGCCATTTATAAATTTAAGGGGAGGATGTTTATTTTTTTAAAACCTTCAACTTATATGAACCTAAGTGGTAAAGCAGTTAAATTTTGGATAGAAAAAGAAAAAGTTCCTTTGGAAAATGTTCTCATAATTACCGATGATCTTAATTTACCTTTCGGAACAATAAGGTTAAAAGGAAAAGGAAGTCATGGAGGTCATAATGGATTAAAAGATATTGAAGACAAACTAACTACAACGAATTATTGCAGATTCAGGTTTGGAGTAGGTAATAATTTTACAAAAGGCAGGCAAATAGATTATGTATTGGGAGAATGGGATGAAACTGAATTGGAAAATATGCAAACTCTTTTAGACAAGGGTGTAGAACTAATTAAATCATTTG includes:
- a CDS encoding TonB-dependent receptor → MMKSLALTTTIILFFTQFLWSQNPSIIGKITSNKDNLSYATASVKNTNIGAITNDEGLYEIKNLHPGTYTIVARIAGFKPQEKEIELKQGQTLTLDFQLEEDILGLEEIVITANRSRINRRKATTIVNVINPEIFQTTQSVTLGEGLSFCSGLRMENNCQNCGFSQVRMNGLEGPYSQILINSRPIFSGLAGVYGLELIPSNMIKKVEVIRGGGSALYGNNAIAGTINLIVEEPIQNSYEIGYANSLIGVGVDNVDDPATDYNLQFNTSLISDNNKSALALYGFHRNRKPFDANDDSFSEISKLKNSTLGAKLFQKFGTKGKLSLDFFHVNEERRGGDKFELPNHEAGISEAVEHHLTTVAANYDQYYSENDLLSVFASGQYINRDSYYGAEQSLSDYGNTKDKTLNIGVQYNTKISKGDIIFGFENTSSHLKDMKLGYPDYDNAVIEDGEIVSIPHTDNIIVSHQKMNTLGLFSQYEFSLNKLKLTLGARFDHYDIQDEEHDSSDKSGNVFSPRINMLYDINNKLQARLSYSQGYRSPQIFDEDLHIETSGSRQVIHRNSDDLEQETSNSIMASLDYNHNFGDVNLGFLVEAFYTKLTDPFANEFSDPDENGVIIYTRVNAEGGAEVSGVNLELTLVPSPTLSITGGFTIQKSEYDEAQEFNEKSFFRTPDNYGFLTLDWDPKENWELAFTANYTGKMLVPYFGVDAADTEEGELRKSDSFLDLGTKISYRFKINDSNLELSTGIKNIFNSYQDDFDTGINRDPAYIYGPLNPRTIYAGIKLSNLGF
- a CDS encoding ribose-phosphate pyrophosphokinase; this translates as MPYRVPEPKIFACTQSVELAKNIAKSYGAELGEVLFSRYSDGEFQPSFEESVRGARVFIIGSTNPSSENLMEMLLMLDAAKRASARHITAVMPYFGWARQDRKDKPRVPIGAKLVAKLLEAAGATRIITMDLHADQIQGFFEKPVDHLFASTIFLPYLRSLNLGNLTIASPDMGGSKRAYAYSKFLESDVVVCYKQRKKANIIEHMELIGDVTGKNVVLVDDMVDTAGTLTKAADLMIEKGAVSVRAIATHALLSGNAYEKIENSQLTELIVTDSIPLKKKSDKIRVLTCADLFADVMHRVHHNTSISSKFLM
- the pth gene encoding aminoacyl-tRNA hydrolase, with translation MFSLLKKLFYKNQKSEIGATETMKKFLIVGLGNIGTEYKNTRHNIGFKIVDHFAQKESLNFETKRLGDIAIYKFKGRMFIFLKPSTYMNLSGKAVKFWIEKEKVPLENVLIITDDLNLPFGTIRLKGKGSHGGHNGLKDIEDKLTTTNYCRFRFGVGNNFTKGRQIDYVLGEWDETELENMQTLLDKGVELIKSFVFEGLDKTMNFFNKKN
- a CDS encoding class I SAM-dependent methyltransferase, which codes for MNVKYNRIGKDYNTTRKADPYLLDRMRFFLDLKKGHNYLDIGCGTGNYTIELQSEDYRFIGVDPSGIMLNKAFKLNGNVEWLTGSAETISLPENYVDGIIASLTIHHWSNLDKAFNELNRVLKPKGKIVIFTSTPKQMRGYWLNHYFPEMMDESINQMPSLDIVINSLMTAGFDSICLEKYFVKPDLQDQFLYCGKTQPDLYLDKRVRNGISSFSDLSKKIEVDSGLLNLEKDIQSGKILEVISQYENKLGDYIFISAKVS
- a CDS encoding PhzF family phenazine biosynthesis isomerase; the protein is MKKSLEIYQVDVFTDERFNGNPATVVWDSESLSKDLMLKLAQEFNNSETVFACFNKNNTLVLRYFTPTQEIDFCGHATIAAAIVFVKRLGSRSSIEFLTNSGPLTIHLKDGKYYYGPYEARTDEIIDGRMKEELLGVLNLSSKDLHSKYPMQIVKSVSNKLLIFLKTRKSVFGFFPNFTKLKEFSIHYNLPPVFLFSVKKDVTNLKCYGRMFAPTLGIDEDPVNGNSCITMAEYLFTHNVVEHTLFFNTPVQCIQGKLTGREGTVFIDVKEVNKQLKVSIGGTGVIVFKTKVKI
- a CDS encoding 50S ribosomal protein L25/general stress protein Ctc, yielding MKSITIKGSQRESVGKVSTKALRNAEKVPCVLYGGDKPLHFSADELAFKELVYTPNAHTVLIELENGEKYDAVMQDIQFHPVSDKILHIDFYQLFEDKPVTMEIPVRLVGNSPGVRAGGRLLFRKRKLSIKALPTKLPDFLDVDISKLKIGGNIAVASLLSEDYTILHPDNTVVVQVKTSRTVVAGADEEEEDTAEDAAAETPAAE
- a CDS encoding TetR/AcrR family transcriptional regulator, encoding MKDSKEHILKTSLSLFLQKGFKEVTMSEIVKNSGFSKGAFYHYFSSKEEVFRDVIETYYNKILYVDYNSLPSDSLKSFYRARIDIHMENEKKFRNWLVTSLNQPPSTTNLYYILFDAMRLIPEFQEKEREDLKKEFEAWENVINKAKESGEISSKISSNELAKQFVYGGDGIALHMVLKDTTEQLIPEVTRLWDSLYKNLKN
- a CDS encoding sulfite exporter TauE/SafE family protein produces the protein MFDVFGQEINMVEITIYFLIGSISSFYGSITGGAGMLSVPVLIFMGIPVETVIATIKLGDLGRFSFSVFRFFKSGKIVWKYALPFIPLALLGGVIGAKLLVVIDKDSLHLIIGILVLLMVPIIIINKKTGVEQVKTKPHKVVLGYLIYFLLAIYGASVQIGSGPLIIYALIWLFGLTIIQSNATSSVAWIFITISSLISLIFMGMVNFYIGIPLLCGSALGGYLGANTAIKKGDKWTKNLFALVVLIMGVKIIYEWIK
- a CDS encoding DinB family protein, with the translated sequence MKFFFEYNWKIRNEWFNLLKNVPQDELLKERTGGLGSISKTLFHIIKVEHNWICDLKGMPILDIKFSSSFTGLHSIINFSNELNKDVVEYLSNWNDNYEYKILYLKPENGGDIRCTYAEVLRHLIIHEIHHIGQLSIWVRELGMKPVSSNFIHNGLMKN